Proteins co-encoded in one Callospermophilus lateralis isolate mCalLat2 chromosome 2, mCalLat2.hap1, whole genome shotgun sequence genomic window:
- the Osbpl5 gene encoding oxysterol-binding protein-related protein 5 has product MKEEAFLRRRFSLCPPASTPHKTDPRKLTRTLLLGCENELSPVSPGKDMEPNGLPLPRDEEPSTLGSTAKAPPAENRLCNGSDKECVSPTSRASRKETLKAQKETYRKEKKRATKQLFSALTDPSVVIMADSLKIRGTLKSWTKLWCVLKPGVLLIYKTPKVGQWVGTVLLHCCELIERPSKKDGFCFKLFHPLDQSVWAVKGPKGESVGSITQPLPSSYLIFRAASESDGRCWLDALELALRCSSLLRLSACKQGRSSEPGSSPDASPSSLSGLPGSAAVHPDQDLFPLSGSSLGSPLEQDAFSDKSENAEDSGAETQDHSRKTPGSGSDQSESPGGPRRGTTYVEQAPEDPGELDEEPQVETVSEENKGLIWVLLRQLRPGMDLSRVVLPTFVLEPRSFLSKLSDHYCHADLLSRAAQEDDAYSRMKLVLRWYLSGFYKKPKGIRKPYNPVLGEMFRCRWVHPQTRSCTFYIAEQVSHHPPVTAFHVSNRKDGFCISGSIVARSKFYGNSLSALLDGKATLTFLDRAEDYTLTMPYAHCRGILYGTMTLELGGSVTIACEKNHLQAELDFKLKPFFGGSTSINQISGKITSGENVLAHLTGRWDRDVFIQEEGSGSPELFWTPSREVRRQSLKRHTVLFEEQMEMESERLWQHVTRAIHEGDQHRATQEKCVLEEAQRQRTREHQQGLTPWTPQLFHLDPLTHEWRYRYENHSPWNPLKDVTQFEQDGVLHTLQRETVAHKTTFLGSPESGRERSGPDRRLRKASDQPSGHSQVTESSGSTPESYPEISDEDCDSAPADDSPCPRCRRESQQLQALREAVLSIREAQEELHRHLSAMLSSVVQAGQPAPGLLQSPRTWFLLCVFLACQLFINYILK; this is encoded by the exons ATGAAGGAGGAGGCCTTTCTCCGGCGCCGCTTCTCACTGTGTCCGCCGGCCTCCACCCCGCACAAGACCGACCCCCGGAAGCTCACGCGGACCCTGCTCCTGGGCTGTGAGAATGAGCTCAGCCCAGTCAGCCCAG GGAAGGACATGGAGCCCAATGGCCTGCCACTGCCAAGAGATGAAGAGCCCTCCACCTTGGGCTCTACCGCCAAGGCGCCACCG GCAGAGAACAGACTGTGCAATGGATCTGACAAGGAGTGTGTGTCCCCGACATCCAGGGCCTCCAGGAAAGAGACCCTCAAG GCGCAgaaggagacctaccgaaaggagAAGAAGCGGGCGACGAAGCAGCTGTTCAGTGCCCTCACAGACCCCAGCGTGGTCATCATGGCCGACAGCCTCAAG ATCCGTGGGACCCTGAAGAGCTGGACCAAGCTGTGGTGCGTGCTGAAGCCTGGGGTGCTGCTCATCTACAAGACGCCCAAGGTGGGCCAGTGGGTGGGCACCGTGCTGCTGCACTGCTGTGAGCTCATCGAGCGTCCCTCCAAGAAGGACGGCTTCTGCTTCAAGCTCTTCCACCCACTGGACCAGTCAGTCTGGGCCGTGAAG GGCCCCAAAGGTGAGAGTGTGGGCTCCATCACACAGCCCCTCCCCAGCAGCTACCTGATCTTCAGGGCCGCCTCGGAGTCGGACG GGCGCTGCTGGCTGGACGCCCTGGAGCTGGCCCTGCGCTGTTCCAGCCTGCTGCGGCTGAGCGCCTGCAAGCAGGGCCGCAGCAGCGAGCCGGGGTCCTCGCCCGACGCGTCGCCATCCTCGCTGTCCGGACTGCCAGGCTCAGCCGCTGTCCACCCAGACCAGGACCTGTTCCC GCTGAGTGGCTCGTCCCTGGGGAGCCCCCTGGAGCAGGATGCCTTCTCGGACAAGTCAGAGAACGCCGAGGACTCGGGGGCAGAGACCCAGGACCACAGCCGCAAGACCCCCGGGAGTGGCAGCGACCAGTCTGAGAGCCCCGGGGGGCCCCGCAGGGGGACCACCTACGTGGAGCAGGCCCCGGAGGATCCTGGGGAG CTGGATGAGGAGCCCCAGGTGGAgacggtgtcagaggagaacaaggGCCTCATATGGGTGCTGCTGCGGCAGTTGCGGCCGGGCATGGACCTGTCCCGCGTGGTGCTGCCCACCTTCGTGCTGGAGCCCCGCTCCTTCCTCAGCAAACTCTCGGACCACTACTGCCACGCCGACCTGCTCTCCAG GGCTGCCCAGGAAGACGACGCCTACAGCCGCATGAAGCTGGTGCTGCGCTGGTACCTGTCAGGCTTCTACAAGAAGCCCAAG GGAATCAGGAAGCCCTACAACCCCGTGCTGGGCGAGATGTTCCGCTGCCGCTGGGTCCACCCACAGACGCGCAGCTGCACCTTCTACATAGCGGAGCAG GTGTCCCACCACCCGCCCGTGACGGCCTTCCACGTCAGCAACAGGAAGGACGGGTTCTGCATCAGCGGCAGCATCGTCGCCAGGTCCAAGTTCTACG GGAACTCACTGTCGGCTCTGCTGGACGGCAAGGCCACGCTCACCTTCCTGGACCGAGCAGAGGACTACACCCTCACCATGCcctatgcccactgcagag GCATCCTATACGGTACCATGACCCTGGAGCTGGGAGGGTCAGTGACCATCGCGTGTGAGAAGAACCACCTCCAAGCCGAGCTGGACTTCAAGCTCAAG CCTTTCTTTGGGGGCAGCACCAGCATCAACCAAATCTCGGGGAAGATCACGTCGGGAGAGAATGTCCTGGCACATCTCACTGGACGCTGG GACCGAGACGTGTTCATCCAGGAGGAGGGCAGCGGGAGCCCGGAGCTCTTCTGGACCCCCAGCAGGGAGGTCCGCAGGCAGAGCCTGAAGCGCCACACGGTGCTGTTTGAGGAGCAGATGGAGATGGAGTCTGAGAG GCTCTGGCAGCACGTCACTAGGGCCATCCACGAGGGAGACCAGCACAGGGCCACCCAGGAGAAGTGTGTGCTGGAGGAGGCCCAGCGGCAGCGCACCCGCGAGCACCAGCAGGGCCTCACGCCCTGGACACCACAGCTGTTCCACCTGGACCCGCTCACCCACGAGTGGCGCTACCGATACGAGAA CCACAGCCCCTGGAATCCCCTGAAGGACGTCACCCAGTTTGAGCAGGACGGGGTTCTGCACACCCTGCAACGGGAGACCGTAGCTCACAAGACCACCTTCCTGGGCAGCCCGGAGTCAGGGCGTGAG AGGTCTGGCCCAGACCGGAGACTCCGCAAGGCCAGTGACCAGCCGTCTGGCCACAGCCAGGTGACGGAGAGCAGCGGCTCCACGCCCGAGTCCTACCCAGAGATCTCGGATGAGGACTGCGACTCTGCTCCCG CTGATGACAGCCCATGTCCTCGGTGCAGGAGAGAGTCGCAGCAGCTGCAGGCACTGCGGGAGGCTGTGCTGTCCATCCGGGAGGCCCAGGAGGAGCTGCACAG GCACCTGTCGGCCATGCTGAGCTCCGTGGTGCAGGCTGGGCAGCCGGCCCCCGGCCTCCTGCAGAGCCCCCGCACCTGGTTCCTGCTCTGCGTCTTCCTGGCTTGTCAGCTCTTCATCAACTACATCCTCAAATAA